TTAGGCACACCTCTGTACTCTGCGGCACCTCAAATGCAATCCACCCCTCAGCCTCTCCTCCCTGAATTAAATCAACCAACTCAAGTTCAGGGGTACTGTCTGGCATTACCACCCATGAGTAGTCTCTTCCAGCACCATTTGCAAAAGCTTTGAAGTAACTTGGACCTACAGATAATTCCCCTGACCCCTTAATGTATTTCACCCTAACTTTTACCAAGAGATATTCGTTTCCAGGTTTAGGTTTATCGTTAAACTCATTTGCATCAGCTATCATTTGATTAGCCTGTTTCCCACGAATGTAGTCTATAACGGTGACCTCAACTGTTTTTGTTCCCCTGTAATCTTTGAAGCTTGCTCGAACAGGTTTCCCTACTTCACCTTCTGCATAGCTTGAGGGAGCTGGACTTTCAGTGAATGTTGTATGTGTTATAGTGGTCGGTTTTGTTTTAGTAATAGTGGTTGTAGATCCTCCCCCACCAATACACCCAGCACTCAGGACTATCCCTAAAAAGATCATCCAAACTAAAGCCAGACTTAAAGGTCTCTTTGACATTATGTATACACCCCAAATCGCTGTTATTTGTATTTTCTTTTTGGCTCATCTACTTATTGTGACTGAAAGGCTTTAAAGTTTTCTTCCTAAGTACTCAACATGACGGGGGTAATCACAAACGATGTTATCGCCAGAAGATTATTCCTACCAGACCCAGAAGAATGCTACAGGACAATCAGACAAATTCGCTGGCCAAACGGAGTAACCTGCCCATACTGCGGCAGTAAAAACATTCAGAAGAACGGACACACGCCGAAAGGAGCTCAAAAATACCACTGCAAAAACTGCAGAAAACACTTCAACGACTTAACAGGCACAATATTCGACCACCACAAATTCCCAATCAACGAAATGACTTAACGGGTCAATGCCTCACAAAAGCACCAAACTAATCTCAGAAGAACTCAACAGGGACTACCAAGCAGTCCTAAACTTCGTCCACGAAGTGCAGAGGATGGCCGGAAACTCTAAAGTCAGGCTGGAGGATGTTGTTGAAATTGACGAAGTTTACCCGCACGCCGGCAGTAAAGGCTTTAAAAAAAGAATCCCAGGCGGAGAGGCAGGCACAAGCGTGGCAGGGGAACTGCAAAGTCCGGAAAACCGCCAGTAGTGACTCTCGTGGCTCGAAGAACAGGGCAAGTTCTCTTTCTTGTCTTTGAGAATCTGCGGGATTTTCCTCAGAAACTCAAGCAGCGGGTTGGAAATTTGATTGCGGGAGAACTGAAGGTTTTTACTGACGAGTATTCCATTTATGATTCTCTGAAGGAGGGTTTGGGGGTTATTAATTCTCATGAGCGGGTTAATCATTCTGAGAGGGAGTTTGCGCGTGGTGAGGTTCACGTTAATACTTGTGAAAACAGGCATGGTTTTCTGAGGGCTTATCTGAAGAAGTATCGTGGTGTTAGTTTCAGGTGGTTGCAGGGTTATTTGGACTTTCTGGCGTTGATTCTGAATAACAGGTGGGGGTGGTTCCCAGAACTAATATCAACCAGAATACCTAGATGAGCGATTAAAATATCCTTACGATGCCCAAACTAGGTAGTAAGGTTATCAAAATGCTGAACAATCCTCCAAATAACAAGGCACCCATAGTTCTCTTTTTTTCCATCCCAAATATATAAGCCGCTAAACTTCCGGTCCACACTCCTGTTCCCGGGAGGGGTATGGCAACAAAGATAATAAGGCCTAAAAATCCCCACTTTTCCACATATGGATGGGCCTTTTTCCTTGCTCTCTCAACATATTTTAGATAGAGTTCCGCAAACTTTCCCAAAGAAGTATTTTCAAGTTTAAGCATTACCAAATCTATTAAGGGTAAAAGAATAGGTAATGTCAAAGAAAGAAGAAGTACCCCAAACG
The genomic region above belongs to Thermococcus stetteri and contains:
- a CDS encoding COG2426 family protein translates to MNKFIEIFLLSLVPTFEGRYAIVYGIGRGYPLSGTLIMASFGVLLLSLTLPILLPLIDLVMLKLENTSLGKFAELYLKYVERARKKAHPYVEKWGFLGLIIFVAIPLPGTGVWTGSLAAYIFGMEKKRTMGALLFGGLFSILITLLPSLGIVRIF
- a CDS encoding IS1/IS1595 family N-terminal zinc-binding domain-containing protein codes for the protein MTGVITNDVIARRLFLPDPEECYRTIRQIRWPNGVTCPYCGSKNIQKNGHTPKGAQKYHCKNCRKHFNDLTGTIFDHHKFPINEMT
- a CDS encoding DUF4352 domain-containing protein, with the protein product MSKRPLSLALVWMIFLGIVLSAGCIGGGGSTTTITKTKPTTITHTTFTESPAPSSYAEGEVGKPVRASFKDYRGTKTVEVTVIDYIRGKQANQMIADANEFNDKPKPGNEYLLVKVRVKYIKGSGELSVGPSYFKAFANGAGRDYSWVVMPDSTPELELVDLIQGGEAEGWIAFEVPQSTEVCLRYYYNIFEDPIISIKIP